One window of the Thermasporomyces composti genome contains the following:
- a CDS encoding DUF2088 domain-containing protein, with protein MAAGRGDVTTATVPPGQPTAASAACAPSLGPFERVRGLTAKAPLPRLLPVRQRYDAPVEPDVVAATRRELESLRGRIQPGAHIAVTAGSRGIRDVAVVIKAACDWLKELGAEPFIVPAMGSHGGATADGQRAVLASYGVTEERMGVPIRATMDTVVLGRVPDGPPVHLDAYAAQADGILLVNRVKPHTDFHGEVESGLAKIAAIGLGKQRGAEAIHAYGSPNLPRWVPLVARRIVESGRVLGGLAILENAYERTARVAFVEPDGVAGAAEAALLGEARQLLGRLPFDDLDVLIVDELGKDKSGSGMDTNVIGRMWIEGVPEPERPRVTNITVHAISEASHGNAVGVGLADFIPFRVLEQIDLHALYVNAMTSGIGGVRRAKLPIALPTDRDAVAAAIAMCGRPDVENVRLVRIHDTLDTVSLLVSESLRAEVEAHPRLEVTGDPVPFECSAEGDLPAWP; from the coding sequence ATGGCAGCTGGGCGCGGTGATGTGACGACGGCGACCGTGCCGCCGGGACAGCCGACGGCGGCGTCCGCGGCGTGCGCGCCGAGCCTGGGGCCCTTCGAGCGGGTCCGCGGGCTGACGGCCAAGGCCCCGCTGCCGCGTCTGCTGCCGGTGCGTCAGCGCTACGACGCCCCTGTCGAGCCGGACGTCGTCGCGGCCACCCGCCGGGAGCTGGAGTCGCTGCGTGGCCGGATCCAACCCGGCGCCCACATCGCGGTCACGGCAGGTAGTCGGGGAATCCGGGATGTCGCGGTCGTCATCAAGGCGGCGTGCGACTGGCTGAAGGAACTCGGCGCCGAGCCATTCATCGTGCCGGCGATGGGCTCGCACGGTGGCGCGACCGCCGACGGGCAGCGGGCGGTCTTGGCGTCGTACGGCGTGACCGAGGAGCGGATGGGCGTGCCCATCCGCGCGACCATGGACACCGTGGTGCTGGGTCGGGTTCCCGACGGCCCACCCGTCCACCTCGACGCGTACGCCGCCCAGGCGGACGGGATCCTGCTCGTCAACCGGGTCAAGCCGCACACCGACTTCCACGGCGAGGTGGAGAGCGGCCTCGCCAAGATCGCCGCGATCGGGCTCGGCAAGCAGCGCGGCGCGGAGGCCATCCACGCCTACGGTTCCCCGAACCTGCCCCGGTGGGTGCCTCTCGTGGCGCGGCGCATCGTCGAGAGTGGCCGCGTCCTGGGTGGGCTGGCCATCCTGGAGAACGCGTACGAGCGAACGGCACGGGTCGCGTTCGTCGAGCCGGACGGCGTCGCGGGAGCCGCGGAGGCGGCGCTGCTGGGCGAGGCGCGCCAGCTGCTCGGTCGACTCCCGTTCGACGACCTCGACGTCCTGATCGTCGACGAGCTGGGCAAGGACAAGTCCGGCTCGGGCATGGACACCAACGTCATCGGACGGATGTGGATCGAGGGCGTCCCAGAGCCGGAGCGTCCGCGCGTCACCAACATCACCGTCCACGCGATCAGCGAGGCGTCCCACGGGAACGCCGTGGGGGTGGGTCTGGCCGACTTCATCCCCTTCCGCGTCCTCGAGCAGATCGACCTCCACGCCCTCTACGTCAACGCGATGACGTCCGGGATCGGCGGCGTCCGCAGGGCCAAGCTGCCGATCGCGCTGCCCACGGATCGCGACGCGGTGGCCGCCGCGATCGCCATGTGCGGGCGGCCCGACGTGGAGAACGTGCGACTGGTGCGGATCCACGACACGCTCGACACGGTGTCACTGCTCGTGTCGGAGAGCTTGCGGGCGGAGGTCGAGGCGCATCCGCGGCTGGAGGTGACCGGAGACCCGGTACCGTTCGAGTGCAGCGCGGAGGGGGATCTGCCGGCGTGGCCGTAG
- a CDS encoding UxaA family hydrolase has protein sequence MDAPTLAEHTLRLHADDNVVIAMRDIEPGTYQLPGGGTLDVTDVIPRGHKLAVTPVAEGQPVRKYGQVIGFAKEAIAPGRHVHTHNTAFQMFDREYEFGVDTRPTQYVPETARATFQGIVRPDGRAATRNYIGILTTVNCSATAAKLIAERFRWDALDDYPNVDGVVALTHGTGCGMAGPGSESFEVLRRTLTGYANHPNFAGFLVLGLGCEVNQVSTLVEHWQIPEHKITVPMTIQELGGTRKTVAEGVARIKEMLPDVNKVTRETVPASELILAMECGGSDAYSGITANPALGAAADLLVQHGGTAVFGETPEIYGAEHLLARRAVSREVGEKLIARIRWWEEYTAKHGGSMDNNPSPGNKAGGLTTILEKSLGAAAKGGTTNLVDVVEFAEPVTAKGLVFMDTPGYDPVNATGMVAGGAQVLCFTTGRGSAFGCKPTPSIKLATNTPVYERMIDDMDYNCGLIADGGMSVEEAGREIFELVLRVASGAKTKSEELGYGDEEFVPWQLGAVM, from the coding sequence ATGGACGCTCCGACGCTCGCCGAACACACGCTCCGGCTGCACGCCGACGACAACGTGGTCATCGCCATGCGGGACATCGAGCCGGGGACCTACCAGCTGCCCGGCGGTGGCACCCTCGACGTGACGGACGTGATACCCCGAGGGCACAAGCTGGCGGTCACGCCGGTCGCGGAGGGGCAGCCGGTGCGGAAGTACGGCCAGGTGATCGGCTTCGCTAAGGAGGCCATCGCGCCCGGCCGCCACGTCCACACCCACAACACAGCGTTCCAGATGTTCGACCGGGAGTACGAGTTCGGCGTCGACACCCGACCGACGCAGTACGTCCCGGAGACGGCGCGAGCCACGTTCCAGGGCATCGTCCGGCCGGACGGCCGCGCCGCGACCCGGAACTACATCGGCATCCTCACGACCGTCAACTGCTCGGCGACCGCGGCGAAGCTGATCGCGGAGCGGTTCCGGTGGGACGCCCTCGACGACTACCCGAACGTGGACGGGGTCGTCGCGCTCACCCATGGGACCGGCTGCGGCATGGCGGGGCCGGGCAGCGAGTCCTTCGAGGTCCTGCGGCGCACGCTCACCGGTTACGCCAACCACCCGAACTTCGCCGGCTTCCTCGTGCTCGGACTCGGCTGCGAGGTCAACCAGGTCTCGACGCTCGTCGAGCACTGGCAGATCCCCGAGCACAAGATCACGGTACCGATGACCATCCAGGAGCTTGGCGGCACGCGCAAGACGGTCGCGGAAGGCGTGGCCCGCATCAAGGAGATGCTGCCCGACGTCAACAAGGTGACGCGGGAGACGGTGCCGGCGAGCGAGCTGATCCTGGCGATGGAGTGCGGCGGATCCGACGCCTACTCCGGCATCACCGCCAACCCGGCGCTCGGCGCCGCCGCCGACCTGCTCGTCCAGCACGGCGGGACGGCCGTCTTCGGCGAGACGCCGGAGATCTACGGCGCGGAGCACCTCCTCGCTCGGCGCGCAGTGAGTCGAGAGGTAGGCGAGAAGCTCATCGCCCGCATCCGCTGGTGGGAGGAGTACACCGCCAAGCACGGCGGCTCCATGGACAACAACCCCTCGCCCGGCAACAAGGCGGGTGGCCTCACCACGATTCTCGAGAAGTCGCTCGGCGCCGCCGCCAAGGGCGGGACGACCAACCTCGTCGACGTGGTCGAGTTCGCCGAGCCCGTCACCGCGAAGGGCCTGGTCTTCATGGACACCCCCGGCTACGACCCGGTCAACGCGACCGGCATGGTGGCGGGCGGTGCGCAGGTGCTCTGCTTCACCACGGGACGGGGTTCGGCGTTCGGCTGCAAGCCGACGCCGTCGATCAAGCTGGCGACCAACACGCCCGTCTACGAGCGCATGATCGACGACATGGACTACAACTGCGGGCTCATCGCGGACGGCGGCATGTCGGTCGAGGAGGCTGGGCGGGAGATCTTTGAGCTGGTGCTCCGGGTGGCGTCCGGCGCCAAGACGAAGAGCGAGGAGCTTGGCTACGGTGACGAGGAGTTCGTGCCATGGCAGCTGGGCGCGGTGATGTGA
- a CDS encoding FadR/GntR family transcriptional regulator, protein MTEHLANGTATSSSRRADADLATANRAVLADQLAERLLDEIVAGVYPPDTRLPPEPVLAERAGVSRLTLREAIKDLRQRGVLRVQQGRGTFVNPPTVWAPFDSTVLNARVSLEQGYELAHELTELRRIVERGIAELAAVRRTAADLARMEDAVRTMREAWERKDLDTFSSADVDFHDALLRAAGNTFALTLFHSIDGALRTVRRRTVEENAELAERAIAYHTKIMAAVRRRARKAAGVLMDQHLQETEDFTASLAAASAAHRERVGRAAAPGR, encoded by the coding sequence ATGACCGAGCACCTCGCCAACGGCACCGCGACGTCGAGCAGCCGGCGCGCTGACGCCGACCTCGCCACCGCGAATCGCGCCGTCCTCGCCGATCAGCTGGCCGAACGCCTGCTGGATGAGATCGTGGCCGGCGTGTATCCCCCCGATACCCGCCTTCCACCAGAGCCGGTCCTCGCCGAGCGCGCTGGAGTGAGCCGGTTGACGCTACGCGAGGCCATCAAGGACCTGCGGCAGCGGGGCGTGCTCCGCGTCCAGCAGGGCAGGGGGACGTTCGTCAACCCCCCAACGGTCTGGGCGCCGTTCGACAGCACCGTCCTCAACGCCCGCGTGTCGCTGGAGCAAGGGTATGAACTGGCCCATGAGCTCACCGAGCTGCGCCGCATCGTCGAACGCGGCATCGCCGAGCTCGCCGCGGTGCGCAGGACCGCCGCCGACCTGGCCCGCATGGAGGACGCCGTCCGCACGATGCGGGAGGCCTGGGAGCGCAAGGACCTGGATACCTTCAGCTCCGCGGACGTCGACTTCCACGACGCGTTGCTCCGCGCCGCCGGCAACACCTTCGCCCTGACCCTCTTCCATTCCATCGATGGCGCGCTCCGGACCGTGCGGCGTCGCACGGTCGAGGAGAACGCCGAGCTGGCCGAACGCGCCATCGCGTACCACACGAAGATCATGGCCGCGGTGCGGCGGAGGGCCCGGAAGGCCGCCGGTGTGCTCATGGACCAGCACCTGCAGGAGACGGAGGACTTCACCGCCTCCCTCGCCGCCGCGTCAGCGGCGCACCGTGAGCGGGTGGGCCGGGCCGCCGCACCCGGGCGGTGA
- a CDS encoding Rieske (2Fe-2S) protein, which produces MDYTKPQPVPASDISGETTGDHGRSSTTDLSRRRVLGGVALTGAALPILAACGGGPEPLPDNDDTGSDDGTAAETPEAAASEETETGEPGAGDQGRQGSTGQALAKTSEIPVNGGKVYPEQQVVVVQPEAGSFKAYSAVCTHQQCTVTAVQDGSIICPCHQTRFSVADGSVQSGPAPEPLPARAITVDGDTIILA; this is translated from the coding sequence GTGGACTACACCAAGCCGCAGCCCGTGCCTGCGTCCGACATCTCCGGCGAGACCACCGGTGACCATGGCCGGTCGTCGACCACCGACCTGAGCCGGCGCCGGGTGCTGGGAGGCGTCGCGTTGACCGGGGCCGCCCTCCCGATCCTGGCCGCCTGCGGCGGCGGGCCGGAGCCGTTGCCGGACAATGACGACACCGGGTCGGACGATGGCACGGCGGCTGAGACGCCGGAGGCCGCCGCGTCCGAAGAGACGGAGACCGGCGAGCCGGGGGCTGGAGACCAGGGTCGGCAGGGCTCCACCGGTCAAGCCCTGGCCAAGACCTCGGAGATCCCGGTCAACGGCGGCAAGGTCTATCCCGAGCAGCAGGTGGTCGTCGTCCAGCCGGAGGCCGGCAGCTTCAAGGCGTACAGCGCCGTCTGCACCCACCAGCAGTGCACCGTCACCGCCGTCCAAGACGGCTCGATCATCTGCCCCTGCCACCAGACCCGGTTCAGCGTCGCCGACGGCAGCGTGCAGTCCGGTCCCGCGCCGGAGCCACTGCCCGCGCGGGCCATCACGGTCGACGGCGACACGATCATCCTGGCCTGA
- the uvrC gene encoding excinuclease ABC subunit UvrC, with translation MADPATYRPAPGSVPDAPGVYRFSDESGRVIYVGKAKSLRSRLASYFQDLASLNPRTQAMVQSAAKVEWTVVNNEVEALQLEYSWIKEFDPRFNVKYRDDKSYPWLAVTLNEEYPRLQVMRGPKKRGVRYFGPYVHAWAIRETLDLLLRVFPARTCSNGVFKRSQQIGRPCLLGYIGKCSAPCVGRVSAEEHRRIVEDFCDFMSGRSAPYVKRLEREMKQAAAELDFERAARLRDDLKALERALEKNAVVLPDGTDADVIALAEDQLEVAVQVFHVRGGRIRGQRGWVADKTSDAGTGDLVESLLTQLYGTESGEGVPKEVLVPALPADAEALAQWLSERRGSRVDVRIPRRGDKRALLETVARNAAEALALHKTKRASDLTTRSRALEEIRDALGLDEAPLRIECYDVSNLQGSNVVASMVVFEDGLPRKSDYRRFTIRSRGRGDSANDVAAIHEVITRRFQRYLAERSQTGEVAAGQRPDGGGGEPDASAVPAPGEGSPTVSSLIDPETGRQRKFAYTPGLVLVDGGPPQVAAAKRALDELGIDDIPVAGLAKRLEEVWLPGAEDPVILPRTSEGLYLLQRVRDEAHRFAITFHRQKRSKSMVESALDGISGLGETRRKALLRAFGSLKRLRSASVEEIAQVPGIGTRTAQAVVEALRQRAETRPAVNTATGEIVDDGSAGPSDDGEPSDDGGGPSPNIPQRQEVTNGEAPT, from the coding sequence GTGGCAGATCCCGCGACCTACCGCCCCGCACCCGGGTCCGTCCCGGACGCACCCGGCGTCTACCGCTTCTCGGACGAGTCCGGGCGAGTGATCTATGTCGGAAAGGCGAAGAGCCTCAGGTCGCGGCTCGCGTCGTACTTCCAAGACCTCGCCTCCCTCAACCCGCGCACTCAGGCGATGGTCCAGTCGGCCGCCAAGGTCGAGTGGACGGTGGTCAACAACGAGGTCGAGGCGCTGCAGCTGGAGTACTCCTGGATCAAGGAGTTCGACCCACGGTTCAACGTCAAGTACCGCGACGACAAGAGCTACCCGTGGCTCGCGGTCACGCTCAATGAGGAGTACCCACGGCTGCAGGTGATGCGCGGGCCGAAGAAGCGGGGCGTCCGCTACTTCGGCCCGTACGTCCACGCCTGGGCGATCCGGGAGACGCTCGACCTGCTGCTGCGGGTGTTCCCGGCGCGGACCTGCTCCAACGGCGTCTTCAAGCGGTCGCAGCAGATCGGCCGGCCGTGCCTCCTCGGGTACATCGGCAAGTGCTCCGCTCCCTGCGTCGGCCGGGTCTCGGCCGAGGAGCACCGCCGGATCGTCGAGGACTTCTGCGACTTCATGTCTGGCCGCTCCGCCCCGTACGTCAAGCGGCTGGAGCGGGAGATGAAGCAGGCGGCCGCGGAGCTGGACTTCGAGCGGGCCGCGCGGTTGCGTGACGACCTCAAGGCGTTGGAGCGCGCCCTGGAGAAGAACGCCGTCGTCCTCCCCGACGGTACCGACGCCGACGTGATCGCGTTGGCGGAGGACCAGCTCGAAGTCGCCGTCCAGGTGTTCCACGTGCGCGGCGGTCGGATCCGCGGCCAGCGCGGCTGGGTCGCCGACAAGACCAGCGACGCCGGAACCGGCGACCTGGTGGAGAGTCTGCTCACCCAGCTCTACGGCACGGAGTCCGGCGAGGGAGTCCCGAAGGAGGTGCTGGTCCCGGCCTTGCCGGCCGATGCGGAGGCGCTCGCGCAGTGGCTGAGCGAGCGTCGCGGCTCCCGGGTGGATGTGCGGATTCCTCGACGCGGCGACAAGCGGGCCTTGCTCGAGACGGTCGCGCGCAACGCGGCCGAGGCGCTCGCCCTGCACAAGACCAAGCGGGCCAGTGATCTGACCACTCGAAGCCGGGCCTTGGAGGAGATCAGGGACGCTCTCGGGCTGGACGAGGCGCCCCTGCGGATCGAGTGCTACGACGTGTCGAACCTGCAGGGTTCGAACGTCGTCGCGTCGATGGTGGTCTTCGAGGACGGGCTGCCTCGCAAGAGCGACTACCGGCGCTTCACCATCCGCAGCCGGGGTCGGGGCGACAGCGCCAATGACGTCGCGGCGATCCACGAGGTGATCACCCGGCGGTTCCAACGCTACTTGGCCGAGCGCTCACAGACCGGCGAAGTCGCCGCGGGGCAGCGGCCCGACGGCGGGGGAGGCGAGCCTGACGCGTCCGCTGTGCCCGCCCCCGGTGAGGGCTCGCCCACCGTCAGCTCGCTCATCGACCCGGAGACCGGGCGCCAACGCAAGTTCGCCTACACACCGGGCTTGGTACTCGTCGACGGTGGACCGCCACAGGTAGCCGCCGCCAAACGCGCGCTCGACGAGCTGGGCATCGACGATATTCCGGTCGCGGGTCTGGCCAAGCGGCTGGAGGAGGTGTGGCTCCCTGGGGCGGAGGATCCGGTCATCCTGCCGCGTACGAGCGAAGGGCTGTACCTGCTCCAGCGAGTGCGTGACGAGGCTCACCGCTTCGCGATAACGTTCCACCGCCAGAAGCGGTCGAAGTCGATGGTCGAAAGCGCGCTCGACGGCATCAGCGGTTTGGGGGAGACCCGGCGCAAGGCGCTCTTGCGGGCGTTCGGCTCTCTCAAACGTCTGCGGTCGGCCTCCGTGGAAGAGATCGCCCAGGTCCCCGGGATCGGAACCCGAACGGCGCAGGCGGTGGTCGAGGCGTTGCGGCAACGCGCCGAGACGCGCCCCGCGGTCAACACCGCCACGGGTGAGATCGTCGACGACGGGTCCGCCGGACCATCGGACGATGGCGAGCCATCGGACGACGGCGGCGGCCCGAGCCCGAACATCCCGCAGCGACAGGAAGTCACCAATGGCGAGGCGCCCACCTGA
- a CDS encoding glycoside hydrolase family 172 protein yields the protein MNALGGLGSGLVNGLADLARVSTAVTRSISAENPTGEKGRGGAATEGTGAHAARDLGRGWKVSPSIRIEGGTTATLAEIQGPGAIQHIWLTTHTVNWRRLVLRFFWEDDPRPAVEVPVGDFFGQGWGTFAQLSSLPVAVNPHGGFNCYWAMPFRRSARITLENLSDEDVIVYYQVDYTLTEVGEDVAYFHAQWRRSNPLPYAEVHTILDGVEGAGHYVGTYLAWGVNSTGWWGEGEVKFYLDGDEEFPTICGTGTEDYFGGAWNFDVPGQGYTAFTTPFLGLHQIIRPDGLYQSQQRFGMYRWHVLDPIRFSTDLRVTVQALGWRSGGRYLPLQDDIASTAFWYSDQTSHPGWGPMDHDTLEIC from the coding sequence GTGAACGCACTCGGAGGTCTCGGCAGCGGACTGGTCAACGGCCTGGCTGACCTCGCGCGGGTGTCCACCGCGGTGACCCGCTCGATCAGCGCGGAGAACCCCACGGGCGAGAAGGGCCGGGGTGGCGCGGCGACCGAAGGCACCGGGGCGCACGCCGCCCGTGACCTCGGACGAGGGTGGAAGGTCTCGCCCTCCATCCGGATCGAGGGCGGCACCACGGCGACCCTCGCCGAGATCCAGGGACCGGGCGCGATCCAGCACATCTGGCTCACCACGCACACCGTCAACTGGCGCCGCCTGGTGCTCCGCTTTTTCTGGGAGGACGACCCGCGACCCGCGGTCGAGGTGCCCGTCGGTGACTTCTTCGGCCAGGGATGGGGCACGTTCGCCCAGCTCAGCTCGTTGCCGGTGGCGGTGAACCCGCACGGCGGGTTCAACTGCTACTGGGCGATGCCGTTCCGTCGCTCGGCTCGGATCACGCTGGAGAACCTCAGCGACGAGGACGTGATCGTCTACTACCAGGTCGACTACACCCTCACCGAGGTCGGCGAGGACGTCGCCTACTTCCACGCCCAGTGGCGACGCAGCAACCCCCTCCCGTACGCCGAGGTGCACACGATCCTCGACGGGGTGGAGGGGGCCGGTCACTATGTCGGGACCTACCTCGCCTGGGGGGTCAACAGCACCGGCTGGTGGGGCGAGGGCGAGGTGAAGTTCTACCTCGACGGAGACGAGGAGTTCCCGACGATCTGCGGCACCGGCACCGAGGACTACTTCGGCGGCGCCTGGAACTTCGACGTGCCGGGGCAGGGATACACCGCGTTCACGACCCCGTTCCTCGGGTTGCACCAGATCATTCGGCCGGACGGCCTCTACCAGAGCCAGCAGCGGTTCGGCATGTACCGCTGGCACGTGCTCGACCCCATCCGGTTCAGCACCGACCTCCGCGTGACCGTGCAAGCACTGGGATGGCGGTCGGGCGGCCGCTACCTCCCCCTCCAGGACGACATCGCCTCGACCGCGTTCTGGTACAGCGACCAGACCTCCCACCCCGGCTGGGGTCCGATGGACCACGACACGCTGGAGATCTGCTGA